The Pseudomonas viciae genomic interval TCATCGAAGTTTATCGCGCCACGGGTCGCTGCAATGCTTGAAAGGCTCACCACGCGGGCGTCCTGGCTTTGACGCAGGAGTGGCACCAACAGGCCGGTCAGCGCGTAGTGCCCCAGGTAATTGGTTGCTAACTGAAGTTCGAAACCATCGGCTGATGTACCTCGTTCGGACGGCGCCATGATGGCGGCATTGTTGATCAACACGTCGAGGCGCGGCAGCCTCTGATTAAGACGCTGGGCCAGGTCGCGCACGGATGAAAGGTTGGCCAGGTCCACGGCCTCGAACTGCACCTTGGCATCGGGCACCGACTGTTGAATGCGTGCAATGGCCTGCGCGCCGCGCTCTGGATTGCGAGCAGCGATAATCACCTGCGCGCCGGCACGCGCCAGTGCCAGCGCATCCTCATAACCCATGCCGCTGGTGCCACCGGTGATCAGGACGATTCGGCCCTTCTGCGACGGTATGTCGTTGGTCGACCAGTCGGGTTTCGGTGCGACACGAGCCGTCGCTTCGACACTTACGGCACTGAGCAGCGCGACACCGGCGAGAAGCGCTCGGCCCAGTCTCATCAGCGGGTTTATGGTGTTCAGAACGCCGATTGCGGAGGAGGTTGTGTTCCACATGGTTGAATCCTCTATTTGAATAATGAACCGACACGGTCGGCGCTCACTGGATGGAACACGCCTCAGCCTGTTGCAGATAGCTGACTTGGCGGATTTCCCCTTGCGTATCCACGTAGGTCATTTTTGCCCGCACGACCTCACACACTTGCGAGCTCGGGACCTCGATGCGAATGGCGTGGGCGATGTCCAGCGGCATGCCATATTCGTAAGCCGGTGGTTCCTTGTTTTCTTTGGCAAACAGAGGCGAACCGCTCAATGTGATGACGGCCAGCAGACTGGCGATCGACAGGTTTTGGATATTCATGATGGACTCCACGACTGCCTTTACCGGGATGGTCGTAGCACTCTAGGAGGGGGACACTGACGTCAAGGTGACTGCTGACTGACAGGAAGATGTCAAACGCCGATGCTGGGGAAACACCGGCGTTCGCTAAGACGCAACAGCGCTCAGCCAAGGCCTGCGACTAGCGCGCCGCTTGGCTCGTCAGGGAAAATCCGAAGGTATTGAGCCCATTCTTGCTGTGGGCAAACACTCGTCCACCGTGCATGGACGCCACGGCTCGCACAATGGAAAGCCCCAAGCCATGGTGCGCGTCGCTCCGGGCCCTGGCGGCGTCGGCGCGATAGAAGCGTTCGAATAAATGCTCCAGGTGCACGTTGTCGATGGGTTCGCCCGCATTGGAAACGCTCACCTCGGCCTGCATGCCATGACTTTCCAGGCGGACGATGATGACGCTCTGCGGCACCGCGTATCGCGCCGCGTTCTGTATCAGATTGGCGAGGGAACGGTGAAACAGGCGTCGGTCGATGCATACACGCATGTCGCCTTCGATCTCCACGCTCAGCTGTTTGTCGTGCAAGACAGGCTCAAGGTATTCCACGGTCTTCGACGCCTCTTCATAAAGCGAGACATCACTGAGCTCGGTCGCCCGCTGCCCACTTTCGGCACCCGCCAGAAACAGCATGTCATTGACGATAGTGCCCATCCGCTCCAGCTCTTCGAGGTTGGACTGCAACAGATCCTGAAGCTCATTCACGTCCCGCCCGTGGGCCAACGCAACCTGGGTCTGCCCGATCAGGTTGGTCAACGGCGTTCGCAGCTCGTGGGCCACATTGGCATTGAACCCTTCGAGCTGGCACCAGGCCGCTTCCTGGCGAGCCAAGGCGCCGTTGAACGACACCGCCAACTCCTGCAATTCGCTTGGCAGCGCCTCGGTGTCCAGTCGCTGCTTCGAATCCCCCGGCGGCAGGCTGTTGGCCTGACGGCTCAGGCGCCTGACCGGCCCCAGGCCAAAACGCGCAATCCAGTAACCGAGCAATGCAACCAGCACAACGCCCAGCGCCGAAATCAGGATCAGCGTCTTGGTGAACTGGTCCAAGGTCTTCATGAACGGTGTTGAATCGAGTCCCACAATAAAGCGCAACTCCGGCCGGCTACCCATGGAGGCAATGGTCTTGATCAGCAGCACCATGGGACGATCTCGGTCAGGTATCTCGACCGTGGAGAATCCATCCGGGCGCTTCGACCAATCCTGGCCGTCCGGCATGGCCCCGCCATAACTGTAGGCCGGGTCATCAACCAGGACCCAATAACGCACCCGCTCGTCCGTGGGCGTCAGGCCATCCAGCTTCTCACGCAAGCCGACCCAGAACGCCGGCGAATCGTATTTTGCAAGTACCGGATCGAGTACGGAATGGCGCAGGATCAGCTCGTTCTGCATCTGATCTTCGAGCGATTGCTTCAAGGAACAGCGCAACAGCGTCGCACTGACCGCGGTGATCAGCATGACCGAAAGCGCAAACATCAGGCCGAGTCGCCTGGATATCGATCCTTTCATCATGGCGTACCATTTTGCCTGCCATCGGCTTCGCGGCTTTCCAGTACATAGCCCATGCCACGGACGGTATGCAGCAGCTTGCGTGGATAAGGCGCATCCACTTTAGCTCGCACACGCTTGATCGCAACCTCGACTACGTTGGCGTCACTGTCGAAATTCATGTCCCAGACCTGTTCGGCGATCATCAATTTGGGAAGAATCTCGCCCTGGTGCCGCGCCAACAGGCTCAACAGACAGAACTCCTTGGCCGTCAGGTCCAGCCGCACCCCGGCCCGGGTGACCTTACGCGATTGCAGGTCGACCTCGAGGTCATCGATGCGCAAGTGCGTCGGGTCGGCCGTGTCGTCGGCGAAACGCCGGATTAATGCCTGGATACGCGCGACCAGTTCGGCAAATGAAAAAGGTTTGGCCAGGTAATCATCGGCACCCTCTCGCAGCCCACGGACGCGATCATCCACCGTGCCCCTTGCCGACAACATGATGACCGGGGTTTTCTTGTACAGGCGCAAGCCCTGGAGCACGCCGTAGCCGTCCTTGCCCGGCAACATGACATCCAGGATAACGACGTCATAATCCATTTCCAGCGCGTAGTGCAGGCCATCGATGCCATTAGTCGCGACATCAACGATGTAGCCGAGCTCGCTCAAGCCACGGTGCACATAAGAGGACGTCTTTTCTTCGTCCTCGACGATGAGCAAACGCATCGGGTAACTCCTCCGTAGAAGCGGCGCGGGTCGAGACAGACTTTTATCCATCTCACAAGGATCCTGGACAGGCTGTGTGCACCATTCCCCAGACTACAGAACAAAGGTGTCCTGAGCCTGACCGCTTGCTGACATTCTTGTCAGATAGGCCGGGGCTTTGAACCCGAGCTGATAGCAGATTTCCTTCGCGGAACTGCCCAGGGGAGAAAGCTAGCGCACAACTCGCGTCTTCGCGCACGAGGCTCTCTTAGCCCGACGATTTACATTTGTCATTCATGGGGCTGCGTCAGGGTGCTGTCGACGCTGCATACTCCACTCTGAGTCAGATCAATCCCAGACTCATCGCCTTGAGTGTGGCCGCTGCGCGGGTGGTGCATTGCAGCTTGCGGAACATGTTTTCGACGTGGGTGCGCACCGTACTCGGACTGATGCCAAGCTGCCGCGCCACCTCCTTGTTGCTGCCTCCCTCACTGATGCAGCGCAAGATTTGTGCTTCACGCTCGGAGAGCGGGCTGCTGCTTATTCTGGAGGCGGCCATGGCGCGCGTGCCCTCCTCGCTCAAGCTGGGTTGGCTGCGCAATGCCTGTAAGGTCAGTGTTGCAACCTGCAGCCGATAGCCGATCTGTACTGAATCGCCTTCGAAGCCGCGGATGTAGCCGCGGCCATCGAGCCGTTC includes:
- a CDS encoding oxidoreductase — protein: MWNTTSSAIGVLNTINPLMRLGRALLAGVALLSAVSVEATARVAPKPDWSTNDIPSQKGRIVLITGGTSGMGYEDALALARAGAQVIIAARNPERGAQAIARIQQSVPDAKVQFEAVDLANLSSVRDLAQRLNQRLPRLDVLINNAAIMAPSERGTSADGFELQLATNYLGHYALTGLLVPLLRQSQDARVVSLSSIAATRGAINFDDLQANQKYDPYATYAQSKLAILHWAFALQRRSDAENWGIRSIAAHPGVAVTELVERGPGLNSEFGQRWAQDRDAYHSAAQGALPTLYAATAAQAVGGAYYGPTGDQEKRGPLGFAKTPAAATREADSDRLWTVSERLTGVIYP
- a CDS encoding DUF2790 domain-containing protein yields the protein MNIQNLSIASLLAVITLSGSPLFAKENKEPPAYEYGMPLDIAHAIRIEVPSSQVCEVVRAKMTYVDTQGEIRQVSYLQQAEACSIQ
- a CDS encoding heavy metal sensor histidine kinase; the protein is MMKGSISRRLGLMFALSVMLITAVSATLLRCSLKQSLEDQMQNELILRHSVLDPVLAKYDSPAFWVGLREKLDGLTPTDERVRYWVLVDDPAYSYGGAMPDGQDWSKRPDGFSTVEIPDRDRPMVLLIKTIASMGSRPELRFIVGLDSTPFMKTLDQFTKTLILISALGVVLVALLGYWIARFGLGPVRRLSRQANSLPPGDSKQRLDTEALPSELQELAVSFNGALARQEAAWCQLEGFNANVAHELRTPLTNLIGQTQVALAHGRDVNELQDLLQSNLEELERMGTIVNDMLFLAGAESGQRATELSDVSLYEEASKTVEYLEPVLHDKQLSVEIEGDMRVCIDRRLFHRSLANLIQNAARYAVPQSVIIVRLESHGMQAEVSVSNAGEPIDNVHLEHLFERFYRADAARARSDAHHGLGLSIVRAVASMHGGRVFAHSKNGLNTFGFSLTSQAAR
- a CDS encoding heavy metal response regulator transcription factor; the encoded protein is MRLLIVEDEEKTSSYVHRGLSELGYIVDVATNGIDGLHYALEMDYDVVILDVMLPGKDGYGVLQGLRLYKKTPVIMLSARGTVDDRVRGLREGADDYLAKPFSFAELVARIQALIRRFADDTADPTHLRIDDLEVDLQSRKVTRAGVRLDLTAKEFCLLSLLARHQGEILPKLMIAEQVWDMNFDSDANVVEVAIKRVRAKVDAPYPRKLLHTVRGMGYVLESREADGRQNGTP
- a CDS encoding LuxR C-terminal-related transcriptional regulator, whose protein sequence is MMDLNGFSCLSSNAESHAMAVHHVWLIPGALPDDGFEKKVGVPYWTSPACGQSVGRSLAAQRAVQSYERLDGRGYIRGFEGDSVQIGYRLQVATLTLQALRSQPSLSEEGTRAMAASRISSSPLSEREAQILRCISEGGSNKEVARQLGISPSTVRTHVENMFRKLQCTTRAAATLKAMSLGLI